In the Ruminococcus sp. OA3 genome, one interval contains:
- a CDS encoding PBP1A family penicillin-binding protein codes for MNFGKNKTLKKQKALNSSAPMLGNKAGVSFLKVLFIALISFGVICISLVFGVINGMIDSAPDISDVNIMPSGYATFVYDTNGNQLQKLTSSSSNRMSVSIDKIALDMQHAIVAIEDERFYEHEGIDVRGILRAFVNGVSNGFNFNEGASTLTQQLLKNNVFTNWTDEGKIERFKRKFQEQYLALQLEKSLNRQGKDTKNIILENYLNTINFGAGTYGIQAASQRYFNKDASELTLSESAVLAAIPQNPTKYNPINHPEENIERRNKVLSNMLSQGYISQSEYETALADNVYDRIQETDSSQEQAAPYSYFIDELIDQVINDLQIQKGYTEVQAQNALYSGGLRIYTTQDPVIQGICDDEYTNPDNFPEESQVGIDWALSVKKTDGTVQNYSVEMMRLHFKDIDPDFELLFDSQEEAQSYIDAYKQSVVLPGETVIGERTSFSPQPQSSLTVIDQHTGYVKAIVGGRGEKTASLTLNRATNTYRQPGSTFKILAAYAPALDQGLTLATTYEDEPYEYEDGTKVRNWLSDSYNGTTTIRHAIEQSINVVAVKCLTEITPQLGFDYLQNFGFSNLITSKTINGKIFSDIYQPLALGGITYGVTNLELASAYAALANGGTYIKPMFYTKILDQDGNVVLENTAQETTVTKESTAYLLTNAMEDVVTEGTGKNLRLDDMTVAGKTGTTSAYNDVWFAGYTPYYTCAVWAGYDNNEKLSPNGIGRTYHQVLWRKIMNRIHENLPDKDFEMPNSVTEATVCQISGKLASSGCPTIKEYFEKSTLPTERCSSHQKTNTDSTSHNTYGSGSSRNSSSSSSYDRSDYGNSPSNGYDSTDNNGSDRYDDPDDAENDDDREDTNGNNNSDDSDGSPGNSDSDDSGDSPGNSDSGGNRYDDWRDYIENNTD; via the coding sequence ATGAATTTTGGAAAAAACAAAACCTTAAAAAAGCAGAAAGCTCTGAACTCTTCCGCTCCGATGCTTGGCAATAAAGCGGGAGTTTCTTTTTTAAAGGTACTGTTTATCGCTTTGATTTCCTTCGGCGTCATCTGCATCAGCCTTGTGTTCGGCGTTATTAACGGTATGATAGACAGCGCTCCTGATATCAGTGATGTCAATATTATGCCCAGCGGCTACGCAACGTTCGTGTATGATACCAATGGTAATCAGCTGCAGAAACTGACTTCCTCTTCCTCAAACCGTATGTCCGTATCCATCGACAAAATAGCGCTCGATATGCAGCATGCGATCGTAGCAATTGAGGATGAGCGTTTTTATGAACACGAAGGCATTGATGTGCGCGGAATTCTGCGTGCTTTCGTAAATGGTGTTTCCAACGGCTTTAATTTCAATGAAGGTGCCAGTACATTGACACAGCAGCTGCTGAAAAACAATGTCTTTACCAACTGGACCGATGAAGGTAAAATTGAACGCTTTAAAAGAAAATTTCAGGAACAGTATCTTGCGCTTCAATTAGAAAAATCTCTGAACCGCCAGGGAAAAGACACAAAAAATATTATTTTAGAGAACTATCTCAACACGATCAACTTCGGAGCAGGCACCTATGGGATTCAGGCCGCCTCCCAGAGATATTTCAATAAGGATGCTTCTGAGCTCACCCTGTCAGAATCTGCAGTTCTGGCTGCGATCCCTCAGAACCCGACAAAGTATAATCCCATCAACCATCCGGAAGAAAATATCGAGCGCCGCAACAAAGTCTTATCCAATATGCTAAGCCAGGGATATATCTCTCAGAGCGAGTACGAGACGGCACTCGCGGACAATGTATATGACCGGATTCAGGAGACCGATTCTTCACAGGAACAGGCTGCTCCGTATTCGTATTTCATCGATGAACTCATCGACCAGGTCATTAATGATCTCCAGATCCAGAAGGGCTATACCGAAGTCCAGGCACAGAATGCACTTTACAGCGGAGGTCTCCGAATTTATACGACCCAGGATCCTGTCATCCAGGGAATCTGCGATGATGAATATACCAATCCTGACAATTTCCCGGAGGAAAGCCAGGTCGGCATCGACTGGGCACTCTCTGTCAAAAAGACGGATGGAACTGTACAAAATTACAGTGTAGAAATGATGCGTCTTCATTTCAAAGATATCGATCCTGATTTTGAACTTCTGTTTGATTCACAGGAAGAAGCACAGAGCTATATCGATGCTTACAAGCAAAGTGTTGTCCTTCCGGGAGAAACCGTAATCGGTGAACGAACCAGCTTTTCTCCACAGCCGCAGTCATCTCTCACGGTTATCGATCAGCATACGGGATATGTAAAGGCGATCGTCGGCGGACGAGGTGAAAAAACTGCCAGTCTGACGCTCAACAGAGCGACAAACACTTACCGTCAGCCCGGTTCCACATTTAAGATCCTGGCTGCGTATGCACCGGCACTCGATCAGGGCCTGACCCTGGCAACCACTTACGAGGATGAGCCATATGAGTATGAAGACGGCACTAAAGTACGGAACTGGCTGTCTGACAGTTATAATGGTACGACAACCATCCGCCATGCGATCGAACAGTCTATTAATGTCGTTGCTGTCAAATGCCTGACGGAGATCACGCCCCAGCTTGGTTTTGATTATCTTCAGAATTTTGGATTTTCAAATCTGATCACCTCCAAAACCATCAACGGCAAGATATTTTCAGACATCTATCAGCCCCTGGCACTTGGCGGTATCACATACGGTGTCACCAACCTGGAACTGGCATCAGCCTATGCTGCCCTGGCCAATGGCGGTACGTATATTAAGCCGATGTTTTATACAAAGATCCTGGATCAGGACGGCAATGTCGTTCTGGAAAACACTGCGCAGGAGACAACCGTTACCAAGGAAAGCACTGCATATCTGCTGACAAACGCCATGGAAGATGTTGTGACCGAAGGAACCGGAAAGAACCTTCGCCTGGATGATATGACAGTCGCAGGTAAAACCGGTACAACCTCTGCATACAACGACGTATGGTTCGCCGGATACACTCCTTACTATACATGTGCGGTATGGGCAGGATATGACAACAACGAAAAATTATCACCGAATGGAATCGGCAGGACTTATCACCAGGTACTCTGGCGAAAGATCATGAATCGGATTCATGAAAACCTTCCGGACAAGGATTTTGAGATGCCAAACAGTGTGACTGAGGCGACTGTCTGTCAGATTTCAGGTAAACTGGCATCTTCCGGATGTCCGACTATTAAGGAATACTTTGAAAAATCCACCCTTCCAACAGAACGCTGTTCTTCACACCAGAAGACGAATACAGATTCCACTTCGCATAATACCTATGGAAGCGGCAGTTCCAGGAACAGCAGTTCTTCCAGCAGTTATGATCGCAGTGATTACGGCAACAGCCCATCCAATGGCTATGATTCTACGGATAACAATGGCAGTGACCGTTATGATGATCCTGACGATGCTGAGAACGATGATGACCGCGAAGATACAAACGGAAACAATAATTCCGACGACAGTGATGGTTCCCCCGGAAACAGCGATTCTGACGACAGTGGCGACTCCCCCGGCAACAGTGATTCCGGCGGAAACCGGTATGATGACTGGCGGGATTATATTGAGAATAATACAGATTAA
- a CDS encoding YigZ family protein produces MIEQYKTIFRGGQAEIVEKKSRFIAALRYVENEESAMEFVEQIKKQHWNARHHCWAYVIGERQEKVRCSDDGEPSGTAGKPMLDVLLGSGVCYAAAVVTRYFGGTLLGTGGLVRAYSRAVQEGLQACEIIERQYGALLFVQTDYNGLGKIQYLLGQQNIPIMDVIYGEGVDMKILLPVSLAEKLRADITEATSGKAEIHREEELYFAVKDKKILTGDALLAEEI; encoded by the coding sequence ATGATAGAACAATATAAGACAATTTTCCGGGGCGGACAAGCCGAGATCGTGGAGAAAAAGTCACGGTTCATAGCAGCCCTGCGGTATGTGGAAAATGAAGAATCAGCGATGGAATTTGTCGAACAGATAAAAAAACAGCACTGGAATGCCAGACACCACTGCTGGGCTTATGTGATCGGGGAACGTCAGGAAAAGGTGCGGTGCAGTGATGACGGGGAACCGTCGGGGACAGCCGGCAAGCCGATGCTGGATGTTCTGCTCGGTTCAGGGGTGTGCTATGCGGCAGCCGTGGTGACCCGCTATTTTGGGGGTACACTTCTTGGCACCGGGGGTCTGGTGCGTGCATATTCCAGAGCAGTGCAGGAGGGGCTGCAGGCATGCGAGATCATCGAGCGGCAGTATGGCGCGCTGCTCTTCGTGCAGACAGATTATAATGGGCTGGGGAAGATACAGTATCTGCTTGGACAGCAGAATATTCCGATTATGGATGTGATCTATGGAGAAGGTGTAGATATGAAAATCCTCCTGCCTGTGAGTCTGGCAGAAAAACTTCGGGCTGACATCACGGAAGCCACCAGCGGTAAAGCCGAAATTCACAGGGAGGAGGAACTATATTTTGCGGTGAAGGATAAGAAGATCCTCACCGGTGATGCATTGTTAGCGGAAGAAATTTAG
- a CDS encoding peptidylprolyl isomerase: protein MANPIVTITMENGDVMKAELYPDVAPNTVNNFISLIQKGYYDGLIFHRVIPGFMIQGGCPDGTGMGGPGYSIKGEFAQNNFKNDLSHTPGVLSMARAMHPDSAGSQFFIMHEKSPHLDGAYAAFGKVTEGLDVVDKIANVSRDYNDKPLTPQRIASITVDTFGESYSEPEKC from the coding sequence ATGGCAAATCCAATCGTTACCATCACAATGGAAAACGGCGATGTCATGAAAGCTGAATTATATCCGGATGTCGCGCCAAACACAGTCAACAACTTTATTTCACTCATCCAGAAGGGTTATTACGATGGCCTGATTTTTCACAGAGTCATACCGGGCTTCATGATTCAGGGCGGCTGCCCGGACGGAACCGGCATGGGAGGTCCTGGCTATTCCATCAAAGGTGAATTCGCTCAGAACAATTTCAAAAATGACCTCTCACATACACCAGGCGTTTTGTCCATGGCACGCGCTATGCACCCTGACTCTGCAGGATCCCAGTTCTTTATCATGCATGAAAAATCACCGCATCTCGATGGCGCTTATGCAGCTTTCGGGAAAGTAACCGAGGGTCTCGACGTGGTAGACAAGATCGCCAACGTTTCCCGTGACTACAATGATAAGCCGCTGACTCCTCAGCGCATTGCATCCATCACAGTGGATACATTTGGCGAGTCGTATTCTGAACCGGAAAAATGCTAA
- the tsaE gene encoding tRNA (adenosine(37)-N6)-threonylcarbamoyltransferase complex ATPase subunit type 1 TsaE has protein sequence MIFETYQPDETLELGVRIGRQAKAGQIYTLTGDLGVGKTVFTQGIAKGLGITEPVCSPTFTIVQEYDTGRLPLYHFDVYRIGDLEEMEEIGYDDYFFGEGICLVEWAELIEELLPDGCIRITILKEPEKGFDYRRIIIEGTDE, from the coding sequence ATGATATTTGAAACGTATCAGCCCGATGAGACGCTTGAACTTGGCGTGCGTATTGGCCGACAGGCGAAAGCAGGACAGATTTATACGCTGACCGGGGACCTTGGTGTCGGCAAGACAGTATTTACACAGGGAATTGCAAAAGGACTTGGCATAACAGAGCCTGTCTGCAGCCCCACCTTTACGATTGTACAGGAGTACGATACAGGGCGTCTGCCACTGTATCATTTTGACGTTTACCGGATTGGTGATTTAGAGGAAATGGAAGAAATCGGTTATGATGATTATTTTTTCGGAGAGGGTATCTGCCTGGTGGAGTGGGCGGAACTGATCGAAGAACTTCTTCCTGACGGATGCATTCGGATCACCATTTTGAAAGAGCCGGAAAAGGGTTTTGATTACCGGCGAATTATAATAGAAGGGACGGATGAATAA
- the tsaB gene encoding tRNA (adenosine(37)-N6)-threonylcarbamoyltransferase complex dimerization subunit type 1 TsaB, which produces MKILALDSSGLVASVALVEDEVLLAEYTVNYKKTHSQTLLPMLDTIGAMIDLDLSTVDAIAIAAGPGSFTGLRIGSATAKGLGLALGKPIIGVPTVDALAYNLYDCEKIICPMMDARRNQVYTGFYTFREHQLKVLREQTAAAVTDVAAWLNEMGREVIFLGDGVPVYRDLIQRKMRVPYSFAPAHVNKQRAGAVAALGEIYYAQGKIQDAKEHQPEYLRMSQAERERAEKLKQEEKTV; this is translated from the coding sequence ATGAAGATTTTGGCGCTGGACAGTTCCGGACTTGTGGCGTCGGTTGCGCTTGTGGAAGATGAAGTGCTGCTTGCGGAATATACAGTAAATTACAAAAAGACACATTCACAGACTCTGCTTCCTATGCTTGATACGATCGGGGCCATGATAGATCTGGATCTGAGTACTGTTGATGCGATCGCCATTGCAGCGGGACCGGGTTCTTTTACAGGCCTTCGCATTGGATCTGCGACCGCAAAAGGACTGGGTCTTGCCCTTGGTAAGCCAATCATAGGGGTGCCGACAGTGGATGCGCTGGCATATAATCTGTATGACTGTGAAAAAATCATATGTCCAATGATGGATGCCCGGAGAAATCAGGTTTATACAGGATTCTATACATTCAGGGAGCATCAGCTGAAAGTGCTTCGGGAACAGACTGCGGCGGCTGTGACGGATGTGGCGGCGTGGTTAAATGAGATGGGAAGAGAAGTCATCTTTCTTGGAGACGGTGTACCGGTATACCGGGATTTAATACAGCGAAAGATGCGCGTGCCGTATTCGTTTGCACCTGCGCATGTCAATAAACAGAGGGCCGGTGCAGTGGCGGCGCTGGGTGAAATCTACTATGCGCAGGGTAAAATACAGGATGCCAAAGAGCATCAGCCGGAATATCTCCGGATGTCCCAGGCAGAGCGGGAACGTGCAGAAAAACTGAAACAGGAAGAGAAGACGGTATGA
- the rimI gene encoding ribosomal protein S18-alanine N-acetyltransferase, with the protein MITIRDMQIDDLEQVMPIESENFSVPWSETGFFSFLIREDAIFLVAEEEREILGYCGVLMVPDEGDITNVAVKKDRQHQGIGKLLVQELIKKSSDAGVTTLHLEVRESNTPAIGLYQKLGFVQVGVRRNYYEAPAEDGIMMVRR; encoded by the coding sequence ATGATTACAATACGAGACATGCAGATTGATGATCTGGAACAGGTGATGCCTATTGAGTCTGAAAACTTTTCCGTTCCCTGGTCAGAGACTGGTTTTTTTTCTTTTTTAATAAGAGAGGATGCAATATTTCTTGTGGCAGAAGAGGAGCGGGAGATCCTTGGCTACTGCGGAGTACTTATGGTTCCTGACGAGGGAGACATCACGAATGTTGCAGTGAAAAAAGACAGGCAGCACCAGGGTATCGGGAAACTGCTTGTGCAGGAGCTGATCAAAAAGTCTTCTGATGCAGGGGTTACCACCCTCCATCTGGAAGTCCGCGAGAGCAATACACCGGCGATCGGGCTGTATCAAAAGCTTGGATTTGTGCAGGTTGGAGTTCGCAGGAACTATTATGAAGCACCGGCTGAAGACGGTATCATGATGGTCAGAAGATAG
- a CDS encoding ribonuclease Z, translating to MLDVCLLGCGGMMPLPRRWLTSLMTRYNGSSLLIDCGEGTQIAIKEKGWVFKPIDVICFTHYHGDHISGLPGLLLTMGNADRTEPLVLIGPKGLERVVSALRVIAPELPFELKFIELRQAVETIDICGYHITAFRVNHNVTCYGYTLEIHRKGKFQVERAKEQGLPVQLWRQLQNGETVEYDGVRYTPDLVMGPPRKGIKLTYCTDTRPVPAIAEQAAGADLFICEGMYGEAEKAVKAKEYKHMTFREAAGLAKTAKVNEMWLTHYSPSLVRPEDYMEDVNAIFPNAKPGHDGKSCELQFEED from the coding sequence ATGTTAGATGTATGTTTGCTGGGATGCGGCGGCATGATGCCGCTGCCGCGCAGATGGCTGACTTCGCTGATGACGCGTTATAACGGGAGCAGTCTTCTGATCGACTGCGGCGAAGGCACACAGATTGCGATAAAAGAAAAAGGCTGGGTATTCAAACCGATCGATGTGATCTGTTTTACCCATTATCATGGGGATCATATCAGTGGTCTTCCGGGACTTTTGCTCACGATGGGCAATGCAGACCGGACCGAACCGCTGGTGCTGATCGGACCGAAAGGGCTGGAACGTGTTGTTTCCGCCCTTCGTGTCATTGCACCGGAACTTCCATTTGAGTTGAAATTTATCGAGCTTAGGCAGGCGGTAGAGACGATCGATATCTGTGGTTATCATATCACGGCCTTTCGGGTGAATCACAATGTGACATGTTACGGATACACGCTGGAGATCCACAGGAAGGGGAAATTCCAGGTGGAGCGTGCCAAGGAGCAGGGGCTTCCGGTACAGCTCTGGAGACAGCTCCAGAATGGCGAGACGGTCGAATATGATGGAGTCAGGTATACGCCGGATCTGGTGATGGGCCCGCCGAGAAAGGGGATCAAACTGACATATTGTACGGATACCCGTCCGGTACCGGCGATCGCAGAGCAGGCGGCCGGGGCGGATTTATTTATCTGCGAAGGCATGTATGGTGAGGCTGAAAAAGCGGTCAAAGCAAAAGAGTATAAGCATATGACGTTCAGGGAAGCAGCCGGTCTGGCAAAAACGGCGAAAGTAAATGAGATGTGGCTGACACATTACAGCCCGTCACTTGTACGGCCGGAAGATTATATGGAAGACGTGAATGCGATTTTCCCGAATGCAAAGCCGGGTCATGACGGCAAGTCATGCGAACTGCAGTTTGAAGAGGATTAA
- the tsaD gene encoding tRNA (adenosine(37)-N6)-threonylcarbamoyltransferase complex transferase subunit TsaD: protein MEKQKDDILILAIESSCDETAAAVVRGGREILSNVISSQIELHKLYGGVVPEIASRKHIEKINQVIEAALAEAKVTLDDVDAVGVTYGPGLVGALLVGVAEAKAICYARKLPLVGVHHIEGHVSANYIEHPDLEPPFMCLIVSGGHTHLVIVKDYGEFEILGRTRDDAAGEAFDKVARAIGLGYPGGPKIDRISKEGNADAVVFPKARLEDGPYDFSFSGVKSAVLNHLNHCRMQNIQIKEADIAASFQKAVVDTLVEKSMKAAEAYHMKKFAIAGGVASNQTLRAAMQKACEQQGLTFYHPSSIFCTDNAAMIGVAAYYEYLKGTRHGWDLNAVPNLKLGER, encoded by the coding sequence ATGGAAAAACAAAAAGACGATATTTTGATTTTGGCAATTGAAAGCTCCTGTGACGAGACGGCAGCGGCTGTCGTGCGGGGGGGAAGAGAAATTCTTTCTAATGTTATATCTTCTCAGATTGAACTCCATAAGCTGTATGGAGGGGTAGTGCCGGAGATTGCTTCCAGAAAACATATAGAGAAAATCAATCAGGTCATTGAAGCAGCCCTTGCAGAAGCCAAAGTTACCCTGGATGACGTCGATGCGGTCGGGGTTACTTACGGTCCCGGACTTGTTGGGGCACTTCTCGTCGGAGTGGCTGAGGCAAAAGCGATCTGCTATGCCCGTAAGCTGCCGCTGGTCGGCGTGCACCATATCGAGGGGCATGTATCGGCAAATTATATCGAGCATCCGGATCTGGAACCGCCGTTTATGTGTCTGATCGTGTCGGGTGGCCATACACATCTCGTGATTGTAAAGGATTATGGGGAATTTGAGATACTGGGAAGGACTCGCGACGATGCAGCAGGCGAAGCGTTTGATAAAGTCGCCCGTGCAATCGGGCTTGGTTATCCCGGAGGTCCGAAGATTGACAGAATCTCCAAAGAGGGAAATGCCGATGCCGTTGTTTTTCCGAAGGCCAGGCTTGAGGATGGACCGTATGATTTCAGCTTCAGCGGTGTGAAGTCAGCGGTGCTGAATCATCTGAATCACTGCCGCATGCAGAATATTCAGATCAAGGAGGCAGATATCGCGGCTTCTTTCCAGAAGGCAGTCGTGGATACACTGGTGGAAAAATCGATGAAAGCGGCAGAGGCGTATCATATGAAGAAATTTGCAATTGCAGGCGGCGTGGCATCGAACCAGACACTGCGGGCAGCGATGCAGAAAGCATGTGAACAGCAGGGACTTACATTTTATCATCCATCTTCCATCTTCTGTACGGATAATGCGGCGATGATTGGGGTGGCTGCTTATTATGAATATCTCAAGGGGACCCGTCATGGCTGGGATCTGAATGCTGTACCGAATCTGAAACTTGGAGAACGGTGA
- the ispD gene encoding 2-C-methyl-D-erythritol 4-phosphate cytidylyltransferase: MEKGKCIAIVLAAGQGRRMGTKVQKQYLHIQDRPVVYYALESFQKSSIIDEIILVTGEKEIVFCKEEIVQRYQLDKVRKVISGGNERFDSVYRGLLCCEDCAYVFIHDGARPFVDEAVIERTYAAVQEYDACVAAMPSKDTVKIADGDGFVKCTPDRSTVWTIQTPQVFSYTLIRRAYDDLMANPIEGITDDAMVVEQTEHHPVKLVEGSYYNIKITTPDDLKLAELFVNESL, translated from the coding sequence ATGGAAAAAGGAAAATGCATCGCGATTGTGCTGGCTGCAGGCCAGGGCAGACGCATGGGAACAAAAGTTCAGAAACAATATCTGCATATTCAGGACAGACCTGTGGTATACTATGCCCTGGAAAGTTTTCAGAAGAGCAGTATTATTGATGAAATCATTCTGGTGACAGGTGAAAAAGAAATCGTTTTCTGCAAAGAGGAAATTGTACAGCGTTATCAACTGGATAAAGTGCGGAAGGTGATAAGCGGAGGAAACGAACGTTTTGATTCCGTGTACCGGGGGCTTCTGTGCTGTGAAGACTGTGCGTATGTATTTATTCACGATGGCGCGCGGCCGTTTGTCGATGAAGCAGTTATTGAGCGGACGTACGCAGCCGTGCAGGAATACGATGCCTGCGTCGCGGCGATGCCTTCTAAAGACACAGTGAAAATTGCTGATGGGGATGGGTTTGTGAAATGCACGCCAGACAGGAGTACGGTATGGACGATACAGACACCACAGGTGTTTTCCTACACTTTAATCCGCAGAGCATATGATGATCTGATGGCGAACCCGATTGAAGGTATCACAGATGATGCCATGGTGGTAGAGCAGACAGAGCATCATCCTGTGAAGCTTGTGGAAGGTTCTTATTATAATATAAAAATTACCACACCGGATGATTTGAAGCTGGCTGAATTGTTCGTAAATGAGTCGTTATGA
- a CDS encoding metalloregulator ArsR/SmtB family transcription factor: protein MTENEKNARIFKAFCDANRLTILGLLQSGEKCACKLLEELNIGQPTLSHHMKILCDAEIVVGRKEGKWTYYSFNTEGIIRAKELLNQITIVTSDAKCNGTDQ, encoded by the coding sequence ATGACCGAGAACGAAAAAAACGCAAGGATATTCAAAGCCTTTTGCGACGCAAATAGATTGACAATTTTAGGTTTGTTACAAAGTGGTGAAAAATGTGCGTGTAAGTTACTGGAAGAACTCAATATTGGACAGCCGACTTTATCACATCACATGAAAATATTGTGTGACGCAGAAATAGTTGTTGGACGTAAAGAGGGTAAATGGACGTACTATTCTTTTAATACAGAGGGGATTATCCGCGCAAAAGAACTTCTGAATCAAATTACAATCGTAACAAGCGATGCAAAATGCAACGGTACAGACCAATAA
- a CDS encoding permease, whose amino-acid sequence MGGIKLFWDFFQNQVLGMKWLSEVIGSGLSAVGLNIESQVGASIQFFLYDTIKITVLLCVLIYLISYIQSYFPPERSKRILGRFHGVGANIVAALLGTVTPFCSCSSIPLFIGFTSAGLPLGVTFSFLISSPMVDLGSLVLLMSIFGSKIAFIYVLVGLVIAVVGGTIIEKLHMEKYVEHYIKTAGSVDIEAPDLTKRDRFKYSWEQVAATFKKVFPYILMGVGIGAFIHNWIPQAWIEAALGSNNPFSVILATLVGVPMYADIFGTIPVAEALFAKGAQLGAILSFMMAVTTLSLPSLIMLRKAVKPKLLALFIGICTGGIIIVGYLFNIFHHFLI is encoded by the coding sequence TTGGGAGGTATTAAATTATTTTGGGACTTTTTTCAAAATCAAGTATTGGGTATGAAGTGGCTCAGTGAAGTAATAGGCAGCGGTTTATCTGCTGTTGGCCTAAACATTGAAAGTCAAGTAGGCGCAAGTATTCAATTTTTTCTTTATGACACAATTAAAATCACGGTTTTGCTTTGTGTTTTGATTTATTTGATTTCCTATATTCAAAGCTATTTTCCACCCGAAAGAAGCAAGCGAATATTGGGGCGTTTTCATGGTGTAGGTGCAAATATCGTCGCGGCTTTACTTGGAACAGTTACCCCGTTTTGTTCCTGTTCGTCTATCCCTTTATTTATCGGCTTTACAAGTGCGGGCTTGCCTTTAGGTGTGACATTTTCTTTTCTTATCTCGTCTCCTATGGTTGACCTCGGTTCTCTTGTCCTGCTAATGAGTATATTTGGTTCAAAAATCGCTTTTATCTATGTTCTAGTAGGTTTGGTTATCGCGGTTGTCGGCGGCACAATCATTGAAAAGCTACACATGGAAAAATACGTTGAGCATTATATTAAAACGGCGGGAAGTGTAGATATTGAAGCCCCAGATTTGACAAAACGAGATAGGTTCAAATATTCGTGGGAACAGGTTGCAGCAACTTTCAAAAAAGTATTTCCTTATATTCTGATGGGCGTTGGCATCGGTGCGTTCATTCATAACTGGATACCGCAAGCATGGATTGAAGCTGCGCTCGGAAGCAATAATCCATTTTCTGTAATTTTGGCTACGCTTGTAGGCGTACCGATGTATGCGGATATTTTTGGAACAATCCCTGTTGCCGAAGCCCTATTTGCCAAAGGCGCACAACTTGGCGCAATTTTATCTTTTATGATGGCAGTAACCACTCTGTCCTTACCGTCCCTTATTATGTTACGAAAGGCGGTAAAGCCGAAATTGCTTGCCCTGTTCATTGGTATCTGCACAGGTGGTATTATCATTGTTGGTTATCTGTTTAACATATTTCACCATTTTCTTATTTAA
- a CDS encoding MTH895/ArsE family thioredoxin-like protein, whose translation MLLFGKKSKKEETSSCCCGGNCNAESMAKAEQAKEEGASVKILGSGCAKCNQLENATRTALEHLNMDAAIDHITDFTQIAAYGVMTTPALVVDGKVVSYGKVLKVEEVMKILQKARR comes from the coding sequence ATGTTACTATTTGGAAAGAAAAGCAAAAAAGAAGAAACATCCTCTTGCTGTTGTGGAGGTAATTGTAATGCTGAAAGTATGGCAAAAGCAGAACAGGCAAAAGAAGAGGGCGCAAGCGTTAAAATTTTAGGAAGTGGCTGCGCAAAATGCAATCAGCTTGAAAACGCCACAAGAACGGCGTTAGAACACCTTAACATGGATGCAGCTATCGACCATATCACTGACTTTACACAGATAGCGGCTTATGGCGTAATGACTACCCCTGCCCTTGTCGTTGACGGAAAAGTCGTATCTTATGGAAAGGTACTCAAGGTTGAGGAAGTAATGAAAATCTTGCAAAAAGCAAGGCGGTGA